Proteins from a genomic interval of Oncorhynchus kisutch isolate 150728-3 linkage group LG28, Okis_V2, whole genome shotgun sequence:
- the LOC109873227 gene encoding proteasome subunit beta type-6: MAAYMSAGRSENAFSTHDFVPEWAQEEVSTGTTIMAVEFDGGVVIGADSRTTTGAYIANRVTDKLTPIHDHIFCCRSGSAADTQAVADAVTYQLGFHSIELDEPPLVQTAANLFQQMCYRYREELMAGIIVAGWDKRRGGQVYTVPMGGMIVRQPMSVGGSGSSYIYGFMDSNYKPGMTKEECLHFCTQALALAMERDGSSGGVARLAAITEEGLERRVVLGHQLPKFSNT; encoded by the exons ATGGCTGCGTACATGTCAGCGGGCCGTTCAGAAAATGCTTTTAGTACACATGATTTTGTACCAGAATGGGCACAAGAAGAAGTTAGCACTGGG ACAACCATAATGGCAGTGGAGTTTGATGGAGGGGTTGTGATTGGTGCTGACTCCCGAACAACAACAGG CGCTTACATTGCCAATCGAGTTACTGACAAGTTGACTCCCATTCATGACCACATCTTCTGCTGCCGCTCTGGGTCTGCAGCTGACACACAGGCTGTTGCTGATGCAGTCACCTACCAGCTGGGCTTTCACAG TATTGAGCTGGATGAGCCTCCACTTGTGCAAACGGCAGCCAACCTCTTCCAGCAGATGTgctacagatacagagaggagctGATGGCTGGCATCATTGTGGCTGGCTGGGACAAAAGAAGGGGTGGACAG GTGTACACAGTCCCAATGGGAGGGATGATAGTGAGGCAACCAATGTCAGTAGGGGGTTCTGGTAGCTCCTACATCTATGGCTTCATGGATTCTAACTACAAGCCTGGAATGACCAAGGAAGAGTGCCTTCACTTCTGTACCCAGG CCCTGGCGCTTGCCATGGAGCGGGATGGTTCTAGTGGAGGAGTGGCCCGTCTGGCAGCCATCACAGAGGAGGGCCTGGAGAGACGGGTTGTTTTGGGACACCAGCTGCCCAAATTCTCCAACACCTAG